Genomic segment of Dromiciops gliroides isolate mDroGli1 chromosome 3, mDroGli1.pri, whole genome shotgun sequence:
ATCAATAAAATGCAGCTGGCAAGCACAAGTAAACATTCCCTTATGTAGTTTCTGCTCAGCACAGCTTGTTAGGGCTGTTTCTGAATAGCACAGGGAAAGGCCTAGGTGGGAAGTTCAGTCACGGATAGAGAGAAGTCAGTTAATGTCTATTTTCTGCCCTGCTCTAGCACCTCATATGTTCACCTTACTCAGGGTAGAGCAGTCCAGAGAAGACCTGGATGAGGAGATCACTTAGAAAGGAGGGCACTGGAATGAAGGAGAACAAAGGAGGCAGAGCAATGCTCTACTTCGGGCCATCATCCCCCTCCCCATGCATTGCATGGGATAGCCTGAATTGCTTCTCATTGCGGGGGTGGAGAGGCCTTGAGTTATTGTGAGAAGTATAGTTCACTAAGTTACAgtcttagaattagaagggaccaaGGCATCCATTTAGTCCAGCATGTACCATGGGTTAGTCAAGCATGGTGTGAATGGAGAGAGAGCGGGCCTCAGCCAAGAAGCCCTGGGGTCAAGTCTCACCTGTGATTTGAACAGGTGCCAGCCCCACTGGTAGATGGGATTTCCTCATGGAATTTTCTCCATACCAAAGGAATTACAGGCACTAGAGCCCTCAGAATTCATAGCAGTTTTTTGTCATTGTCTGTTTTCTCCATCAGTACAGCTACCCAAAGTGGGAGGTGTTGGGAAGGCAGCAGTTCTGTGGACATTTTTACACTTTTACAGTCTTTGTGACTAAGATTGGAAACCCCTGGCGTATAGCAGGATTGACAAGGAAATTACATGAATAGCGACGTCAGATGAGTTCCAGTATATCCAACATCACATCATTTGTGCCACTGAGCAAAGTGACCCAAGAAAAAGAAGCTCCTTAGAACGAATCCAGGGCCTGCTCAGCACGCTCAGGGCCCCGAGGATGGCACTGACCTGGCTCTGCTGCTTCCCCCACCCTCCTCTCAGGGTCAGCCCCATGTGCCTCTTCTCAGTGTGGCCTGTGGCATGAAACTCCAACCTTGTGTTTCCACAGCTCCCCAACCTTTTGTTCTATGGACCGCCTGGAACCGGAAAAACCTCCACCATTCTGGCAGCTGCAAGGGAGCTCTACGGGTGAGCCAGAGTCTTTGTGGGCTGTGTTTCTATATTTGCACCAGGAATTTGCAGCTCACAGCAGACGGCTGGTGCCTGCTGGGTACAAAGCACTCTGTTAGGCACCAGGCGTCCGGAAGCATAAGGGAGACTGCCCTTGAGGGACTTACACTAGGAGGGTGGGGAGGCAGGGTGCCAGTGCGAGGGAAATTGGGAAGGCTGGAAGCCCTGCTCCAGACAGTTAAGACAAGGCTTCATGGAGGTGGAGGAAGGAGGTGCCTTGGCTGGGgtttgaaggaagagaatggagatGAGAGAAGGCATTACCAGCACAATGGGCAGCTTGTGTCAATATGTGGAGGTAGAGATGAAAGAGGGATTGCAGGGATCAGCTAGTAGTCCAGTTTGGAGGGTGAAATCAGGCCGGAGGAGTACATGGAAAGCCTCTGGAGGCAGGGAAGAGTCACTGACCAGTTTTGAGCAAAGGGAGCGGAGATTAGGCCAGCTTGAAGGAGGGGGCTAGCACAGAAGTccgggggtgggggagcagtGATGGATGGCCTGAACTAGAGGCTTAGTGGCCATGTGAGGGCAGAGTGTTGTGGGGGGAGAATTGGGCAGAACACCCACTAGATTGGATCTGGGAGAGATGAGTCAAGTGACAGTCCTAGATGAATGAGGGGAGGGCGGTAGCCTCAACCCAAATAAGGAGAGTTAGAAGAGGAGCAGATTTCggggcaaagataatgagttctgctcTGGACCTGTAGCATTTGAGATGCCAGTGAGACGTGGGGGAGGTCCTAGTAGGCACTTCATGATCACAGTTATGCCTCGGCTGACCTGTACCAAAGAGTCCCCATTACACCACACCCAACTCATAACcgtccagtctttgcttgaaagCTTCTAGTGAGGGGTGACAGGAAGCCACTCTCTCCTTCCAATGACAGCCCAATACACATTTGGATGGCTATTATTGTTAAGAAAGCTTCTCAGTACCTGTCCATTGCTCCTATGATTTGAGGCCAAATGGAACAAATCAAATCCCTCTTCTGAGTGACAGAAAGGCTTTGTAGAAGATGGTATGTGTGCAGCTTcttgaagaaaaagaggaatcTTAGGAGACAAGAGGTGaagagagggcattccaggcaaaggaatggagatgggagatggtgtgtgtgaggaacaaagaAGGCCAGTTGGTCTGGGTCACAGGACAGGAAGGGGATTGTCCAGTAAGGCTAGAAAAAGATGTTAGAGAATGGTGGGAAAGTCTTTGGGGCAgcaagcactgtgctgagagcAAAAAGCAAGggcttgccctcaaggaccttacagtctaaCAGAGGAAGATGgtacacaaaagggagctgaaagtgGAACAAGGGATGAGGAGGTGAGGTGGGCACTGGAACAGGGCTGTGCACAGTGGCAAAATCCTGAGACTGAGAAGCAGAGCCAGCCTAGGCCTGTCCCAGAAGGGTGATCCTGTGAGCAACATGccagtgggagaaggggactGAGACGAGGCAGAATGTTCTAGGCTGAGAAGTCAGGTGAGGCAGAGTCTATGCTAGAGGCCTTGAAGGAGGCCCTGGAGTCCAGCTCACCCTGCTCTGTACAAGGATGGGTAGAAGTGGAGGGAGGCTTCTGTAAGAGAGACCAGTCAGGAGACTGTTGGAGAGTTTGTAGAGGAGGGGTCAGCTGCATCTCGAGTAGATACAAGTAGTGAGATTGGTTAGCTGCATgtgtgagggaagggagagtgaagaCTCACAGATCAAACCAAGGTTCCAAGCCAGGGAGACTGGAAGGACAATGATACCTGTGGCAGAAATAGGAGGGTTAGAAGAAGGGCAAGTTCAGAAGGGGAAACGAGTTCCGTGTCAAGTTTCAGATAGCACCGGGAAGTCCCGTTTGAAATGTCCTGAAGATGGGGAGGAGGACAAAGAATATTTCATTTAGGAGAAACGAGACAGATGAAAGGACAGCAGGAGAGTCCTGGGGAGGGTGAGCTCAAGCCCCTTCCCTGGGGGTGGACGTCTCAGACAGTGTGGATCTagggctcccctcccccacataccAGCCCAGCAGGGAAATCTCATTTCCCATTAGACATGCTTACTTCTCAAAGGCTTTTTGAGCGCAGTCCTTTTGATTATTTAGTAACTAAAGTTCTACATCAGGTCTAGGATGGACCAGCAGCAATACTTCTTTTGAAGAAGTGTTAATGGTAATTGTTTTCCTTCAGAGTTGGTGTTTGCtatcttgtttgttttggggtttttgtgtttttttaaggtcacacagctagtgtcaaatgtttgaggttggatttgaactcaggtcctcctgaatccagttgcCCTTGGTGTTTGCTATCTAATGAGAAAGGTTATAGGCACCCTGGTCAGAGACAGTTTAGAAAGACCTCGGAGATCTTCGTTATAGTCCCACCTCAGCTGATGATATTGGGTAACCTTAGGGGAAACATTGGGCTTCCTCAGGTCATCTGCAAAAGGTTGGACCAGGTAATCTCCAAGGTCACTTTCAACTCCAATGATCTGGGTCTACCtctttttgttaaaaaatgttatatggaggcagccagatggcacggtggatagagcactggccctggatgcaggatacttgacacttactagctgtgtgacccctggggcaagtcacttaaccttcattgccccacaaaaaaaaatttttttaatgttatgtgcagggagccaggtggcacagtggatagagcactggccctggagtcaagaagataggagctcaaattcaacctcagacacttattatctgtgtgaccttgggcaagtcactaaaccctgattgcccccttcaaaaaatgttatttaccAAGTATAGTTTTATTAAACTGCCACAGAGTGTGAAAGTATAGAGAAATGGCTTGATCCTTAATTTGCTTCCTATTACAGACCTGAGCTTTTCCGACAAAGAGTTCTTGAATTAAATGCATCAGATGAACGTGGCATACAAGTTATTCGGGAGAAAGTAAAGACATTTGCTCAGCTGACTGTGGCAGGAAGTCGTTCAGAGTAAGTAAGCCAAGTTTTTCCTTCTCTATGGCAGGTCATAGTTTGAAATTAAATTTAACCTTTAGGTGATCATTCAATCTTTCTTTCATAGagatttttattactatttttcagAGATGTCTGTTATAAAAAGGACAAGGATCGCCTTATTCCTCCCACATACCTTAAAACTTCTTTTTCCCCAGTTAACATGTAAaactttgatctgtattcagacagtatcagttctctctctggaggcagatagcattttcatcatgagtcctttaggattgtcttggatcattgtattactgagaatagctaagtcattcacagttcttcatctcaCATTATTTtaagtgtacaatgttcttctggccctgctcacttcacttcatataagcctttttctgttttttctgaaatcgtcctgcttgtcattttctatagtacaataatattctattacaatcataacCATAGCTtgtgcagccattccccaattgaggctGAATTCTGTTACCAATTcttacccaccacaaaaagagctgtttttGTGtgaataggttcttttttttttaaacacctctttgagatacagacctagtaatggtgtTGCTGAATCAAAGCGTAttcagttttatagtcctttaggcatagttccaaatcactctccaaaatggttggatcagttcacaactccaccagtaaccaatctgatgagtatgaggttaccacctcacacctattttaatttgcatttttaatcactttggagcatttttccatgactagatagctttggtttctagAAATATCTTAATTTCATAGGAGAATAGAGTTTTTAAATGTTACTGAATTGGGGATTGAGGGAAGAATATTTTTAAGACAAACCTGGCCAGTCAACTTTGCTAGCAGTTCCTTGGACAGAATGCTTTCAGCACAGTGCTCAGGACTGGGGGGTTACCATACATTGAGAAGCATCTCTCAGTTACTGTTGATCTCCTCTCTTTGATATAGTGGGAAGCCATGTCCTCCTTTTAAGATTGTAATTCTGGATGAAGCTGACTCCATGACCTCTGCAGCCCAAGCAGCTTTAAGACGCACAATGGAGAAAGAGTCCAAAACGACTCGATTCTGTCTCATCTGCAATTACGTTAGTCGGTATGTGTGCTCCCTTTCTTCTAGGCAGGAGGATTTTGTCACAGCCTTCCTTGATAAGTTTTATAAGGAACAAGGAAAACAACTTTTGACAGTATTCAGGGAGCCGATGTGTTGGGATTTCTTCTTGGCTGGGGACTTAAGACTGTTCTAGATAAACCCAAATTCTGAGAAATGCTCTGCAGACAGTTGCCACTTTTCCAACCTGATGCTTCTTTTCTCACAGGATAATTGAGCCCTTAACCTCTCGATGTTCCAAATTCCGCTTCAAGCCTTTGTCAGATAAAATTCAACATCAGAGATTATTAGACATTTCTGAGAAGGAAAACGTGAAAATCAGTAATGAGGTAGGGTGATTGTGACCTAATTTCCGGTTATTAAGAAGCAATGAGGGCTGAAATGCTTGATTTGCCTTTAGTAGTTTATCCTATAGATGGACTTCAGTTCATTTGGCAGTAGGTGAAACAGAGGAGCCTTGGCAATGTCAGAATTGCTGAGGGGTTTCCATTAGCTCATTATGGAGCAGGAGGTTAAGCCTGCTAAAGGGGGttgcacatacacacaatacaaaTCTCATATACATATTTCTGCTTAAtagtgacatctttttttttaattttattattttccagttacataggATAGTTTAACATCTGCCCTCACTGGACTTTtcgttccaattttttttctcccctcccaagacagaaagcagtctgatacaggCTGTATATGTACAATGACGTTAAACACACCTCGATGTAGTGACAAGAATTCCCCTGTAGTCCCAAGATCTTTGTAATGAGATTGAAGTTTCTTTTTATGGTTGGCTATTCCTAAACAGTTAaagtgactcaatggatagagctcgaggcctggagttaggaagacctgggttcaaatccagcttcgtacattcactaactgtatgactgtgggcaaatcatttaacctgtttgccttaatccactggaaaagaaatggcaaactattccagtatttttgccaagaataccTCTTGGACAGTATGGTCAcaaagtaggacatgactgaacagctgCTCTTTTGTTAGTTCAGGTATTGAATgacttatttttgtatttgaaaagGATTTTTTTGAAAGTTCATTCTCCCATCATTCTTATGTGACTCATGTTCTGAGGCCAGGTTGCTCACAACTTTGTCCTCACCTACTCCATTCACACTCATGCTATCTTTGGATCTTCTCCCCTTGTTATTTCAAAGGTAAAGTAGCAGGAAAACATGAATGTTTGGGATCTGGAATTTTAAGGTGGTTCTTCTTGTACAGATGAAGCTCATCTGATGTTTAGGCTTGGTATTTACCAAGGTTCCTCGTCCAGGCGAACAacatctttgtgtttcctttaggGAATATCTTACCTTGTGAAAGTGTCAGAAGGAGACTTACGAAAAGCCATCACATTTCTTCAAAGTGCCACTCGATTGACAGGTGGGCAAGACGTGACAGAGAAGGTGATCACAGAGATTGCTGGGGTAGGAGCTCTCTGATGTTCTCCGTTCTTTTCAGGCTGCTAGGGGAAAACTCCACTGAATGTTGGTACTGACATGAGCTGCCcttgttatatatatttatatatatataaattgttgttatatatagttatatataacattatatattgttatatatagttataactATGTGCCCTCTGCTGAATTGCACCCAGCTGGAGGCAGGGCACATATATTAGAGGAATAGCAATCAATGGCAGATGAAGAGGGTTGCCAGCTTCTCTTAATTCCACCTCTTTGACATAGCCAAACTATGGACATAAGTGTtgtaaggcaggggcagctaggtggtgcagctgataggagcactggccctggattcaggaggacctgagttcaaatgagacctcagacacttgacacttactagctgtgtgatcctgggcaagtcatttaattgcctcacaaaaagacgTCAGAAGGCAGCCCCTTCATCCCCAGCATAATGAATGCCTCTAATGGCATATTCTCTTGCACCTCCATCTTTCACAAGGATACTATCTCACCTCAAGCCAAGGTACATTTAGAATCCTACTTTCCTGCTCCCCTCATGTCACAGTATGGTAGGTGGTCCTCCTGGACACTTCCTCCCTAGGCATCACTAGATACGAACTCTGCCTTTGTCCAATTTGTCTTCATGTGACATCAGGATTTTTGGTACTAAAGGTGGCAAAATTAAATCTGGTTTATTAAATTCACAAACCAGCTCATGAATTGGTCCCCatattgtcttttcctttctagGTGGTACCTACAGAAACAATTAATGGCATATTCTCTGCCTGTCAGAGCGGCTCGTTTGAAAAACTGGAAGCTGTTGTTAAGGttaaaatgtcttattttctACATACCATGTACAGATTTGTGTGGGAGTAAAGATTGTTTGGGGGGGTAAAGAACTTTTCTGTGCTTCTTAATAGGATTTAATTGATGAAGGGCATGCAGCAACTCAGCTCATAAACCAACTCCATGATGTGGTAGTGGAAAAAGATGACTTAAGTGACAAGCAGAAATCCATAATCACAGAAAAACTTGCAGTAAGTAAACTACATGGGGCCTAAGTAGGGGGTGGACAGATAGGCCTAAacaaagctaattttttttttcccttccctttcaggAAGTAGACAAGTGCCTAGCTGATGGTGCTGATGAACATTTACAGTTAATCAGTCTCTGTGCTACAGTGATGCAACAGTTTAACTCATAACAGAGAATTCAacatttttgtctattttaatGGCAATAAAAGTTTGCACTTACCACCTTCTGGATTGCTCTCCTAGTTTACTTATGGGAAGGGTTGGGTGGGTCTCCCTTGCAATTTGCACCCTGACCATGCTTATTTTTTAATCTAACACTGGCAATAAGTTAAACAAGAGCAATCATTTTGCATTCAAAGTGAATATACAAGTAATTTATTGAACATTCAAACTTCATTAAGACATTTGCAATATGGCAATTTTACTGGGTTTAACCCTACCTAGTTTATGATTGCTTGCTGGGGCTTAGCAACAGGGTCCAGTTCACACTTAGCActaattaaatactttattgaaTAAATACAATACCAAACAAAACGCATTCAAatgctttcttaaaaaaaattagtccaTTTGAAAAGCCTTTCCTATTCAGTCTACTGACTAACACAATAAAGGCAGATATGCTAGTTTAACATAATTGGCTGATTTTATACAGCACTTATATCTTTTAGTCCACAAGTAAATTATTAAATGATAGAGAACATCTAATACAACCATTTCTACAGAACTAGGAAATAAATTTCTAATAAAGAAAGATTTTACAGACCCCATATCTTTTACACCCAACCCCAACAGTCTAACTCTAAAGGAGAAAGCCAATAGCTCTTTCCCCACAAGAGCTCACGACTAAAGTCGCTTTTGCTATCAAAAATCTGTATTTCTGATCCGTTATGAGCATTGAGACAAGATTCAAATATTCCCAAAGAAAGAAGCACAATGCACGTTGTGAATCGCCTATTCAGCAACAGCGAGCACTGCATTCAAAACCATCTCATCCCAGGGATTAAATAAGATCAGCCACATTCATTGGCATCTCCTCCACTGTAGTATTGTAGAAAGTCTCAATGTCACGAAGAATCCTCTTGTCTTCTTCAGTAACAAAGTTTATAGCCACACCTTTCCTCCCAAAACGACCACCTCTGCCAATtctgcataaaagaaa
This window contains:
- the RFC4 gene encoding replication factor C subunit 4 is translated as MQAFLKGPASISTKPPPAKDRGTAAPAGSGAESRRAKPVPWVEKYRPKCVDEVAFQEEVVAVLKKSLEGADLPNLLFYGPPGTGKTSTILAAARELYGPELFRQRVLELNASDERGIQVIREKVKTFAQLTVAGSRSDGKPCPPFKIVILDEADSMTSAAQAALRRTMEKESKTTRFCLICNYVSRIIEPLTSRCSKFRFKPLSDKIQHQRLLDISEKENVKISNEGISYLVKVSEGDLRKAITFLQSATRLTGGQDVTEKVITEIAGVVPTETINGIFSACQSGSFEKLEAVVKDLIDEGHAATQLINQLHDVVVEKDDLSDKQKSIITEKLAEVDKCLADGADEHLQLISLCATVMQQFNS